From the genome of Nostoc sp. C052, one region includes:
- a CDS encoding efflux RND transporter periplasmic adaptor subunit produces the protein MTELNILCHSIAHLFESVSSEPTADLKNSAANRSSSVLAPVSTDRISTDETASKPPPQRKRWLWVILAVLLIGGGGFVGWRLLGNRKAVPPKAPPLSVKVQTVESSQVQSTSEFVGTLEAQERVSLQPQVQGRIERIFVASGDRVSKGTPILSLSLDQTQANVSSAIAVVNSNRAAVVTAQAQLEQQQANQVKAAADVKLQQVQFQRSKMLVTEGAQARQELDIAKNNIDAAIATLNAAKKQVNASQASVNQALSNVQQAQAQVASNQVNLNQKQVIAPLDGIVGDFSVKVGDYVSAGGTLTTITKNDIQDMRISVPSNNAAQLRRGLPVELLDANTGKGLTTGSINFISPQVITAAQSILVKARFANSNGKLRDGQYVRARIIWSQQPGILIPIQVVTRIGGQSFVFVVEEDKSKQKPQFVVHQKPVKLGEVQSDHYPILEGIKPGDRLAVSNILKLRDGVPVQPQS, from the coding sequence TTGACGGAGTTGAATATCTTATGTCACTCGATCGCCCATTTATTTGAATCTGTATCTTCCGAGCCAACTGCTGATCTGAAAAACAGTGCTGCAAATAGATCAAGTTCCGTCTTAGCGCCAGTGTCTACAGATCGGATTAGTACTGACGAAACCGCTTCTAAACCGCCTCCACAGCGCAAGAGATGGCTTTGGGTTATACTGGCGGTTCTGCTGATTGGCGGCGGGGGCTTTGTCGGCTGGCGATTGTTAGGCAACCGCAAAGCCGTGCCACCAAAAGCACCGCCTCTCTCAGTTAAGGTGCAAACTGTTGAATCGAGCCAAGTTCAATCTACCTCTGAGTTTGTCGGCACATTAGAAGCCCAGGAACGTGTTTCACTTCAGCCGCAAGTTCAGGGGCGAATTGAGCGTATATTTGTAGCCAGTGGCGATCGCGTAAGTAAGGGAACGCCAATTCTATCTTTAAGTTTGGATCAGACTCAAGCCAATGTCTCCAGTGCCATTGCTGTGGTTAACTCCAATCGGGCGGCTGTAGTAACCGCCCAGGCACAACTTGAACAACAACAAGCCAATCAAGTTAAAGCAGCAGCAGATGTGAAATTACAGCAAGTGCAGTTCCAGCGAAGCAAGATGCTTGTAACTGAAGGGGCACAGGCAAGACAAGAACTCGATATTGCTAAAAATAACATAGATGCAGCGATCGCTACCTTAAATGCTGCTAAAAAGCAGGTGAATGCGAGCCAAGCAAGTGTCAATCAGGCACTATCAAACGTCCAGCAAGCCCAGGCTCAAGTTGCCTCAAATCAAGTGAATCTGAACCAAAAGCAGGTGATTGCACCGCTTGATGGGATAGTTGGCGATTTCTCAGTCAAAGTGGGGGATTACGTGAGTGCTGGGGGAACCTTAACCACTATTACCAAAAACGATATCCAGGATATGCGAATTTCAGTGCCGTCCAACAATGCGGCTCAACTGCGTCGGGGATTACCTGTAGAGCTATTGGATGCCAACACAGGTAAGGGTCTAACTACTGGCAGCATTAATTTTATCTCGCCGCAAGTAATTACAGCTGCCCAATCTATTTTAGTGAAAGCCCGATTTGCTAATTCAAATGGCAAATTGCGGGATGGGCAATATGTTCGCGCCCGGATTATCTGGAGCCAACAACCGGGGATTTTGATTCCGATTCAAGTGGTGACTCGAATTGGTGGACAGAGTTTTGTCTTTGTAGTGGAAGAAGACAAGTCAAAACAAAAGCCGCAATTCGTAGTGCATCAAAAACCTGTGAAGTTGGGCGAGGTGCAAAGTGATCACTATCCCATTCTAGAAGGAATTAAACCAGGCGATCGCCTAGCGGTGTCTAATATTCTCAAACTGAGAGATGGTGTCCCCGTTCAACCACAATCTTAG
- a CDS encoding efflux RND transporter permease subunit has translation MYTQFTASTPQYQIDINRDRLEALNVDFSEAMNTLGAYMGGQYVNDFTFSQRSYRVYIQADEQFRNSPDDIGQINVRSRSGNLVLLNEVAKVTPITGPQTISHFNLFRSIKIQGDAAPGYSSGQAIAAMQQTFKEIEQPGLGYDWTGLSREETKSGGQAILLFALGIVAVFLILAAQYENYIDPIIILLTVPFAILGALLFVSVRGLVNDLYCQVALVMLIGLASKNAILIVEFANQSREKGMTITQAALHAVEQRFRPILTLFCHSGGSIIAYKR, from the coding sequence GTGTACACTCAATTCACAGCTAGCACTCCCCAGTACCAGATTGACATTAACCGCGATCGCTTAGAAGCCCTCAATGTCGATTTCAGTGAGGCAATGAATACGCTGGGTGCTTACATGGGCGGGCAGTATGTTAACGATTTTACCTTCTCCCAGCGCAGCTACCGGGTATATATCCAAGCAGATGAACAGTTTCGGAATTCTCCAGACGATATTGGTCAAATTAATGTTCGTTCTCGAAGTGGTAATCTGGTGCTACTGAATGAAGTTGCAAAAGTGACTCCGATTACAGGGCCGCAAACCATCAGCCACTTCAATTTATTCCGCTCGATCAAAATTCAAGGCGATGCTGCCCCAGGTTACAGTTCTGGGCAAGCAATTGCGGCGATGCAGCAGACCTTTAAGGAGATTGAGCAGCCCGGTCTGGGTTATGACTGGACAGGGCTTTCTAGAGAAGAAACCAAATCTGGCGGACAAGCGATCTTGCTGTTTGCTCTCGGTATTGTCGCCGTGTTTCTGATTTTAGCGGCTCAGTACGAAAATTACATTGATCCAATCATCATCTTGCTGACCGTACCCTTTGCGATTTTAGGCGCTCTGTTATTCGTCTCAGTGCGCGGGTTGGTCAACGATTTGTACTGTCAGGTGGCATTGGTGATGTTGATTGGTCTGGCGAGCAAAAATGCGATTTTGATTGTAGAATTTGCCAACCAATCGCGGGAGAAAGGAATGACGATCACCCAAGCTGCACTTCATGCAGTTGAACAACGGTTCCGCCCGATTTTAACCCTGTTTTGTCACTCTGGCGGTAGTATAATAGCGTACAAACGCTAG
- a CDS encoding DUF3775 domain-containing protein — protein sequence MNFSLISKVYKIIELAELIYCPKSSDILFSKVNIPETFLDKLSNYLEDFEMTGRTSVRVLHKYVDDFSSDEKGQVIALIWLGQYVSCEHPSDLNDLIAQALHLIPQNYTTSYIIEKTFLAKYLCSGLKKINNNHCNN from the coding sequence ATGAATTTTTCATTAATTAGTAAAGTATATAAAATCATTGAGCTTGCTGAATTAATCTATTGCCCAAAGTCATCAGATATACTGTTTAGTAAAGTAAATATACCAGAAACTTTTCTAGACAAATTGTCTAATTATTTAGAAGATTTTGAAATGACAGGAAGAACATCAGTCAGAGTACTACATAAATATGTAGACGATTTTTCTTCAGATGAAAAAGGACAAGTTATAGCCCTTATCTGGCTTGGTCAATATGTATCCTGTGAACATCCATCAGACTTAAACGATTTAATTGCACAAGCACTACATCTCATCCCTCAAAACTATACAACTAGTTATATTATCGAAAAGACTTTCCTAGCTAAATATCTTTGCTCCGGGCTGAAAAAAATAAATAATAACCACTGCAACAATTAA
- a CDS encoding efflux RND transporter permease subunit, which produces MSIADTFIKRPVLSTVCTLLILLIGGICIPLLPINNLPEIAPIQVQTTSTYIGADAQTVEDAVSTVIERQINGVEGMQYMTSASGNDGSSTISTQFDPESNRNIDQVNVQNRAAIAEPTLPESVRQTGLTTLARSNSILLVYGFYAENSEYDNIFLSNYVDLYITDAIKRVPGVGDTRLVGERQYAMRLWLDPNALASRGLTATDVSSALTSQNIQVGVGSIGQAPTKANQNSNFPLRINSRLKDVKEFENLVLKSQADGTLVKLKDVGRAELGAQDYTTSALVQGKAGAAMLIYQLPGSNVLNTAKAVEAQIAELEKNFPPGLKAIIAYDTTKFVEVSIEEVVKTLMEAIALVVLVIFVFLQDWRATIIPAIAIPVSLVGALAFAYLLGFSLNTLTMFGLVLATGLVVDDAIIVVEGIAAKMEQGLDRRQAAFEAMGELSGAVIATSLVLIAVFIPVSFFPGATGIMYRQFALVIIFSIGISLFNALSFTPSMSGLFLHHTEGEGRGPLGWFFRQFNRGFSWVLEQYERLTKFLIRIRMFVLGLFILGLAATALIRTPPYAKCTLNSQLALPSTRLTLTAIA; this is translated from the coding sequence ATGTCGATCGCAGACACTTTTATCAAGCGGCCTGTCTTATCAACGGTTTGCACCCTCTTAATCTTGCTGATTGGTGGTATCTGTATTCCCTTGTTGCCGATCAACAACTTACCGGAAATTGCACCCATTCAGGTGCAAACTACCAGCACTTATATTGGTGCAGATGCCCAAACCGTTGAAGATGCTGTATCAACCGTGATTGAGCGGCAAATAAACGGGGTTGAGGGGATGCAGTACATGACTTCAGCCAGTGGTAATGATGGCTCCAGCACCATTTCAACTCAGTTTGACCCAGAGAGTAACCGTAACATTGACCAAGTTAATGTGCAGAATCGAGCTGCGATCGCTGAACCAACGTTACCTGAGTCTGTGCGGCAAACTGGGTTAACTACCTTAGCACGTTCCAACAGCATTCTCCTAGTTTATGGCTTCTATGCCGAAAATAGCGAGTATGACAACATCTTTTTGAGTAACTATGTTGACCTTTACATCACTGATGCCATCAAGCGCGTCCCTGGTGTCGGAGATACCAGACTGGTTGGGGAACGCCAATATGCGATGCGGTTGTGGCTTGACCCGAATGCTTTAGCCAGTCGGGGTTTGACAGCAACCGATGTCAGCAGTGCCCTAACTTCTCAGAATATTCAGGTGGGGGTAGGCTCCATTGGTCAAGCGCCCACCAAGGCGAATCAGAACTCGAATTTCCCGCTCCGCATCAATAGTAGATTAAAAGATGTTAAGGAATTCGAGAACCTGGTACTGAAGAGCCAAGCTGACGGGACACTAGTTAAACTCAAGGATGTGGGACGAGCCGAGTTAGGCGCACAGGACTATACAACTTCGGCACTGGTACAGGGCAAAGCGGGCGCGGCCATGTTGATCTATCAACTTCCAGGCAGCAATGTGCTAAATACTGCCAAAGCCGTAGAAGCCCAGATTGCAGAGCTAGAGAAAAACTTTCCTCCCGGGTTGAAAGCCATCATCGCCTACGACACCACCAAGTTTGTAGAAGTCTCAATCGAAGAAGTGGTCAAGACGCTGATGGAAGCGATCGCCCTAGTGGTGCTGGTGATTTTCGTCTTTTTGCAAGATTGGCGGGCGACAATCATTCCGGCGATCGCTATTCCTGTATCCTTAGTTGGTGCATTGGCCTTTGCCTATCTCCTGGGCTTCTCGCTCAACACGTTGACCATGTTTGGATTAGTACTGGCAACAGGTTTGGTGGTAGATGATGCGATCATCGTCGTCGAGGGGATTGCTGCCAAGATGGAACAAGGTTTAGACCGACGACAAGCTGCTTTTGAAGCGATGGGGGAGCTTTCAGGGGCAGTGATTGCCACCTCCTTGGTGTTGATAGCGGTATTTATCCCGGTATCCTTTTTTCCGGGTGCAACCGGCATCATGTATCGGCAGTTCGCACTGGTCATTATCTTCTCCATCGGCATTTCTTTATTCAATGCCCTGAGTTTTACCCCCAGTATGTCTGGACTGTTCTTGCATCATACCGAAGGTGAAGGGCGAGGTCCGTTAGGCTGGTTTTTTCGTCAGTTCAACCGGGGCTTTAGCTGGGTACTGGAGCAATACGAGCGTCTGACCAAGTTCCTGATCCGCATCCGGATGTTCGTGCTGGGGCTATTTATCCTCGGACTGGCAGCAACAGCGCTAATAAGAACCCCGCCTTACGCCAAGTGTACACTCAATTCACAGCTAGCACTCCCCAGTACCAGATTGACATTAACCGCGATCGCTTAG
- a CDS encoding 5'-methylthioadenosine/S-adenosylhomocysteine nucleosidase, whose amino-acid sequence MLSWKIKRACTIAFVCLSLAATQVSARERKIKGCLTECKPRIGILSAFGQEADILLAETTNKYQYTINGNIFSTGKLRGNNVVIVLTGVSVENASMLTQLTIDNFNIHHLLLSGIAGGVDPNYHIGDVAIPSKWSLPLEVYWNRDSKIPTPCGTPGDLLCLGLKLSTFTSTANSDYQVPTTNGLVGLGLFMRDTFVRNSSNFPNGEYKFDYKVDAEMLAIAKTLRPQLDKCGPKQPNLCISTQPMLRIGGRGITAPAFLANPDYRNYVFKTIQAVSVDMETTAFAHVAYANEIPFIAFRSLSDLAGGDDSTDIGAFFGSGLAESNEAKVTLGFLEAWSNTHKNLDE is encoded by the coding sequence ATGCTCTCCTGGAAAATAAAACGTGCATGTACAATTGCCTTTGTATGTCTTTCTTTAGCTGCAACTCAAGTAAGTGCGCGGGAAAGAAAAATAAAAGGTTGTCTGACAGAGTGTAAACCGCGTATCGGTATTCTCTCTGCATTTGGTCAAGAAGCAGATATTTTGTTGGCGGAAACTACTAATAAGTATCAATATACAATCAACGGCAATATCTTCAGTACAGGAAAGCTAAGAGGTAACAATGTAGTGATTGTTTTGACTGGAGTAAGCGTCGAGAACGCATCAATGCTTACTCAATTGACGATCGATAACTTTAATATTCATCACTTGTTACTCAGTGGAATTGCTGGTGGTGTAGATCCAAATTATCACATTGGCGATGTTGCTATCCCTAGCAAATGGTCGCTGCCTTTAGAAGTCTACTGGAACCGTGACAGCAAGATTCCAACTCCCTGTGGAACGCCAGGAGACTTGTTGTGTCTTGGCTTGAAGTTATCTACTTTTACTAGTACAGCAAATTCTGATTATCAAGTGCCAACAACAAATGGTTTGGTCGGTTTAGGCTTGTTTATGCGGGACACTTTTGTGAGAAATAGCTCAAACTTCCCAAATGGAGAGTATAAGTTTGATTATAAAGTTGACGCAGAAATGCTGGCTATCGCCAAAACACTTCGTCCGCAACTTGACAAATGTGGTCCGAAGCAACCAAATCTTTGTATATCAACTCAGCCAATGCTGCGGATTGGTGGTAGAGGTATAACTGCGCCAGCTTTTCTTGCTAATCCCGACTACAGAAATTATGTTTTTAAAACTATTCAAGCTGTATCGGTAGACATGGAAACTACAGCATTTGCTCACGTTGCTTATGCTAACGAAATTCCTTTCATTGCTTTCCGCAGTTTATCAGATTTAGCTGGTGGAGATGATTCTACAGATATTGGTGCGTTCTTCGGAAGCGGTTTAGCTGAGAGTAACGAAGCCAAAGTGACTCTTGGCTTTTTAGAGGCTTGGTCAAACACCCATAAAAACCTTGATGAATAG
- a CDS encoding SDR family oxidoreductase — translation MTNIQINPNELSDKRVLVTGGTKGMGEAIVKRLRQAGATVITTARSKPDELRSLDLFIQSDISTPGGVEKVVKEVLARLGGVDILINNVGGSSAPSGGALALTDDDWQQTFNANLFTAVRLNRAFLPKMLEQGSGVIIHISSIQRTLPLYDATLAYAAAKAALTNYSKGLSNEVAPRGVRVNTVAPGFIETTSATELIKRLAENAGTDFDTARLGLMDSLGGIPMGRPGRPEEVAELVAFLVSDRASYINGAEYVIDGGTIPTV, via the coding sequence ATGACAAACATCCAAATTAACCCCAACGAGTTATCTGACAAGAGAGTGCTGGTTACAGGTGGAACAAAAGGTATGGGCGAAGCGATCGTCAAACGTTTGAGGCAAGCTGGTGCAACGGTGATCACGACCGCCCGCTCAAAACCCGATGAACTGCGCTCGCTAGATTTATTTATTCAATCTGACATCAGCACGCCGGGTGGCGTAGAAAAAGTGGTCAAGGAAGTGCTTGCCCGTCTCGGCGGCGTGGATATCCTGATCAACAACGTTGGTGGTTCTTCAGCACCCAGCGGTGGCGCACTTGCCCTGACTGATGATGATTGGCAGCAGACATTCAATGCTAATTTATTCACCGCTGTCCGCTTAAATCGGGCATTCCTGCCCAAAATGCTAGAACAAGGTTCGGGTGTCATTATCCATATTTCGTCGATCCAGCGTACTCTCCCGCTTTATGATGCCACTCTGGCATATGCAGCGGCAAAGGCGGCACTGACGAACTACAGCAAAGGACTCTCAAACGAAGTTGCACCGAGAGGTGTGCGGGTGAATACAGTTGCTCCCGGTTTTATCGAGACAACATCGGCTACGGAACTGATAAAGAGATTAGCTGAAAATGCAGGAACAGACTTTGATACTGCAAGACTTGGGTTGATGGATTCCCTTGGGGGAATTCCAATGGGTCGCCCTGGTCGCCCCGAAGAAGTTGCCGAGCTTGTTGCTTTCCTGGTTTCTGATCGCGCTTCTTATATTAACGGCGCTGAATATGTGATCGACGGCGGAACCATTCCTACAGTGTGA
- a CDS encoding NACHT domain-containing NTPase, with protein sequence MVKRSLEASLSGIQEAKRAFVRKGWTQDNLAAEVNLKTRQPIWRFFSGRPVERHTFIEICLILELNWREIATNPPAEFLSREEYAQPTVLDIDKLVPVVRSQRFDKIQDQCGILQLLDISRPVAINDIYIDVNILEEITSLQYLEITDLQNLDRKEFDRFGLGEVDEKQIPGTQAVETYSKLRVLGKPGVGKTTFLQHLAIQCNQSAFAANQVPVLITLRNFAQESKITNEFSLLNYIRQEFITSGISDPSVIETLLNEGRVLLLLDGMDEVLNQQSNPVLNEIRRFSEKYHKNRFVATCRTAAQKLRLRGFTDVEIAPFTLEQIRAFTQKWFMVFSKTSQKDGQAQSVEFIQKLELDENWQFRQLVVTPLFLHLACWVFHGKGKFPTKRTDFYKEGLDLLLGKWDEARGVERDDVYGGFLLSQKLKLFSQIAAATFEQGQYFFEQRIVEQYIGDYIDNLSNLPMDAESLQIESEAVLKSIEAQHGLLAERARGIFSFSYLAFQEYFTARKIVASHNLEAFGQALFGLVSHITDPHWREIFLLTATMLRSADSLVLLMKQQIDTLVAQDAYLQEFLTWASQKSRTIPTQSKDATVRAFYLALSRTPHIASHFALASSLDQGMFLDAALDDLLVECAIDGSQSFAHIHACGDAMSNILGIVLDVGLHKSLQQLSDQLPNSGQSQQRFELWSQTNYSAWAEQVNKTVINYRNINHQWQFSSEQQQVLQRYYDANQLLLDCLHSNCEVTAAIRQEIEATLLLPIKELEDREWQ encoded by the coding sequence ATGGTCAAGCGATCGCTCGAAGCATCACTCAGTGGTATTCAAGAGGCTAAAAGAGCGTTTGTTCGCAAGGGGTGGACACAAGACAATCTAGCAGCAGAAGTCAACCTCAAGACTAGACAACCAATTTGGCGGTTTTTCAGTGGTCGTCCAGTTGAGCGTCATACTTTTATTGAAATTTGTTTGATTTTAGAACTGAATTGGCGGGAGATTGCGACTAATCCTCCAGCAGAATTCTTGTCACGAGAAGAATACGCCCAGCCGACTGTACTGGATATTGATAAGTTAGTGCCAGTCGTGCGATCGCAACGCTTCGACAAAATCCAAGACCAGTGTGGTATTTTGCAGTTATTGGATATCAGTCGTCCAGTTGCGATCAATGACATATATATAGATGTGAATATTTTGGAGGAGATTACTAGCCTTCAGTATTTAGAAATCACCGATCTGCAAAACCTTGATCGCAAAGAATTTGACCGTTTTGGCTTAGGTGAAGTTGACGAGAAACAAATACCTGGTACACAGGCAGTTGAAACATACTCCAAGCTCAGGGTGCTAGGTAAACCAGGAGTAGGTAAAACCACCTTTTTGCAACATCTTGCCATTCAATGTAACCAAAGCGCATTTGCGGCAAATCAAGTACCAGTCTTGATCACACTGAGAAACTTTGCCCAAGAGTCTAAGATTACCAACGAGTTCAGCCTATTAAACTACATCCGTCAGGAATTTATCACATCTGGAATTTCCGATCCCTCAGTCATCGAAACCTTGCTGAATGAAGGTAGGGTATTACTGTTGCTTGATGGCATGGATGAAGTTCTTAACCAACAAAGCAATCCTGTCTTAAACGAAATTCGGAGGTTTTCAGAAAAGTATCACAAAAATCGGTTCGTGGCGACTTGTCGAACGGCAGCTCAAAAACTCAGACTCCGAGGCTTTACCGATGTTGAAATTGCCCCATTTACCTTAGAACAAATCCGAGCCTTCACTCAAAAATGGTTTATGGTTTTTAGCAAGACCAGCCAAAAAGATGGTCAGGCGCAGTCCGTTGAGTTTATTCAAAAGTTGGAATTAGATGAAAATTGGCAATTTCGCCAACTCGTCGTCACACCCCTATTTCTGCATCTTGCCTGTTGGGTGTTTCACGGTAAAGGAAAATTTCCAACTAAGCGGACTGACTTTTATAAGGAAGGTTTAGACCTTCTATTAGGCAAATGGGATGAAGCCAGAGGCGTTGAACGAGATGACGTTTACGGAGGGTTTTTATTATCACAAAAACTCAAGTTATTCAGTCAGATTGCCGCCGCGACATTTGAGCAGGGTCAGTACTTTTTTGAGCAACGCATCGTTGAGCAATACATTGGTGATTATATTGACAATCTAAGCAACCTGCCAATGGATGCAGAGTCACTGCAAATAGAAAGTGAAGCAGTGCTGAAGTCAATCGAGGCTCAACATGGACTACTGGCAGAACGGGCGCGGGGAATTTTTTCCTTTTCCTATTTAGCATTTCAAGAATACTTCACAGCGAGGAAAATCGTTGCCAGCCATAACTTAGAGGCATTTGGGCAAGCACTATTCGGTCTAGTCAGTCATATCACCGACCCGCACTGGCGCGAAATCTTCTTGTTAACCGCCACCATGCTCAGGAGTGCAGACTCTCTAGTACTGTTGATGAAGCAACAGATTGATACACTCGTTGCCCAAGATGCTTATTTACAAGAGTTTTTGACCTGGGCTAGCCAAAAATCTCGCACTATTCCTACCCAGTCAAAAGATGCGACAGTGAGAGCATTTTACCTTGCTTTGAGTCGGACTCCTCACATAGCTTCTCACTTTGCCCTAGCCAGCAGCCTCGATCAAGGGATGTTTCTGGATGCGGCATTAGATGACCTGCTCGTGGAGTGTGCAATTGATGGGAGCCAAAGCTTTGCCCACATCCACGCCTGCGGAGATGCTATGAGCAACATTCTGGGTATTGTTCTGGATGTTGGACTCCATAAATCCCTGCAACAACTCTCTGACCAGTTGCCAAATTCTGGTCAAAGTCAACAACGGTTTGAGCTATGGTCGCAAACAAACTATTCAGCTTGGGCTGAACAGGTAAATAAGACGGTGATTAATTACCGCAATATTAACCACCAGTGGCAGTTTAGCTCTGAGCAACAGCAAGTGTTGCAACGCTACTACGATGCTAATCAGTTACTACTCGATTGCCTACATAGCAATTGTGAAGTGACAGCTGCTATTAGGCAAGAAATTGAAGCCACGTTATTGTTGCCAATAAAGGAACTTGAGGATAGGGAATGGCAATAA
- a CDS encoding SDR family NAD(P)-dependent oxidoreductase, whose protein sequence is MIISPVQILSPPAAIDDPSRSKTTTSKLANKIALVTGASKGIGASIAKHLGAAGATVIVNYATSQSGADKIVADITADGGKATAIQGDFSKLEDITHTFAQIKQTHGKLDILVNNAGVYSFGAIEQVTPEEFYRQFNLNVLGLLLAIKEAIPLMGTEGGSVINIGSAVGSMPPANSAIYSATKAAVDSLTVSLSKEFGSRKIRVNSLNPGFVATEGSQGFLEGDVYDMAIKSTPLGRVGQPEDISLIAVFLASDDSHWLTGQRILATGGQTW, encoded by the coding sequence ATGATTATTTCACCCGTACAAATACTTTCTCCGCCAGCAGCGATCGACGATCCATCCAGGAGCAAGACAACCACAAGCAAGCTTGCAAACAAGATTGCACTGGTCACTGGAGCATCTAAGGGCATTGGTGCCTCGATCGCCAAGCACCTCGGAGCCGCTGGTGCCACAGTAATCGTCAACTACGCCACTAGCCAGTCCGGTGCCGATAAAATCGTTGCGGACATTACGGCTGACGGCGGCAAAGCCACAGCCATCCAGGGTGACTTCTCGAAACTGGAAGACATTACTCACACCTTCGCCCAAATCAAGCAAACGCACGGCAAGCTTGACATTCTCGTCAACAACGCTGGTGTTTACAGTTTCGGTGCCATCGAGCAGGTTACACCAGAAGAATTCTACCGCCAGTTTAACCTCAATGTACTTGGTCTTCTCCTGGCAATCAAGGAAGCCATCCCGCTTATGGGGACTGAGGGTGGCTCCGTGATTAACATTGGTTCTGCCGTCGGCTCGATGCCGCCCGCAAATAGCGCCATTTACTCCGCCACCAAAGCTGCGGTTGACTCTCTTACAGTTTCCCTTTCTAAGGAGTTCGGCTCTCGCAAGATCCGTGTCAATAGCCTCAATCCAGGCTTCGTGGCAACGGAAGGCTCGCAAGGGTTTCTCGAAGGTGATGTCTACGACATGGCGATCAAGAGCACACCCCTGGGACGGGTCGGGCAGCCGGAGGATATCAGCCTGATCGCTGTCTTCCTCGCCTCTGATGACTCCCACTGGCTGACCGGACAACGGATTCTCGCCACCGGCGGTCAAACTTGGTAG
- a CDS encoding cupin domain-containing protein, producing the protein MLVQKLNACAEFITGDGTRMRELLHPDKQPLKLRYSLAHAVVSIGQTSTPHSLTTSEVYYILSGQGEMHIDDELETVKAGDTIYIPPNARQFIRNSGAESLVFLCIVDPAWRKQDETIYSK; encoded by the coding sequence GTGCTAGTACAAAAACTGAATGCGTGTGCAGAATTCATTACAGGTGATGGCACTCGAATGCGAGAATTATTACATCCTGATAAGCAACCTTTGAAATTACGATATAGTCTAGCTCATGCAGTAGTGTCAATTGGACAAACTTCTACACCTCATTCTTTAACAACTTCGGAAGTTTACTACATCCTTAGTGGTCAGGGAGAAATGCACATAGATGATGAACTAGAGACAGTAAAAGCAGGAGATACTATCTATATTCCACCAAATGCTAGACAATTTATTCGCAATTCTGGGGCAGAATCACTAGTATTTCTATGCATAGTTGATCCAGCGTGGCGTAAACAAGACGAGACTATATATTCAAAGTAG